A single region of the Chryseobacterium culicis genome encodes:
- a CDS encoding alpha/beta fold hydrolase: MKTESFETICEDGIPLKGILLIPDQPKAVIQFNGGTGTKKEFYLSFLTYLAENDFLCCLWDYRGSGDSFSGNLKTCEFKFSDYGVRDMPAIKDFLNERFPELPFIIVGHSAGGQQIGFMKNLDHVKGMINFAVSAGYYMNMPLSYRMKAYFYFYLFAPISILMTGYVKAKTFGLMENLPKNVVYEWRSWLEKKNYFFDAKFYGKTVPVGHFRNYTFPIHLYWTIDDTISSQKNTESYWEHIDSKEEITFTKLVPSELGLKKIDHFGFFKKNMKDRLWENVVGQLNAFLLNH; this comes from the coding sequence ATGAAAACGGAAAGCTTTGAAACGATATGCGAAGACGGAATACCGCTTAAAGGAATTCTCCTTATTCCGGATCAGCCAAAAGCTGTAATTCAGTTTAACGGTGGTACCGGAACAAAGAAAGAATTTTACCTGTCATTTCTTACCTATCTTGCTGAAAATGATTTCCTGTGCTGTCTTTGGGATTACAGAGGAAGCGGAGATTCTTTTTCCGGAAATTTAAAGACCTGTGAATTTAAATTTTCAGACTATGGAGTAAGAGATATGCCTGCTATCAAGGATTTTCTCAACGAAAGATTTCCTGAACTTCCGTTTATCATTGTTGGGCATAGTGCTGGCGGACAGCAAATCGGATTTATGAAAAATCTGGATCATGTAAAAGGAATGATCAATTTCGCCGTATCAGCCGGCTATTATATGAATATGCCACTGTCTTACAGAATGAAAGCTTATTTTTATTTTTACCTTTTTGCCCCTATAAGCATTTTAATGACAGGATATGTAAAAGCCAAAACCTTTGGATTAATGGAAAACCTGCCTAAAAATGTAGTGTATGAATGGCGCAGCTGGTTGGAAAAGAAAAATTACTTCTTCGATGCTAAGTTTTATGGCAAAACAGTTCCGGTTGGGCATTTCAGGAATTATACATTCCCTATTCATTTATATTGGACGATAGATGACACCATATCAAGTCAGAAAAATACAGAATCTTATTGGGAGCATATTGATAGTAAAGAAGAAATTACTTTCACGAAGTTAGTTCCTTCAGAATTAGGATTGAAGAAAATTGACCACTTTGGTTTTTTCAAAAAAAATATGAAAGACAGGCTTTGGGAAAATGTAGTAGGTCAATTAAATGCTTTTCTTTTAAATCATTAA